Proteins from a single region of Nerophis ophidion isolate RoL-2023_Sa linkage group LG08, RoL_Noph_v1.0, whole genome shotgun sequence:
- the LOC133558349 gene encoding peptidyl-prolyl cis-trans isomerase FKBP10-like has protein sequence MFACCIASSSFLLLLLFSAAKCNPSPVGDVVVDAHFIPPHCTRLAKNGDQVRYHYNATFVEGKPFDSSHQRGAAKVGLLGAGRLIAGLEKGILGMCVNERRTVTVPPHLAYGSEGAGDVVPPDTTLVFHIHLLDLWNQADLVVTKTITTPKDCKRSVMRTDFVRYHYNGTLLDGTTFDSSFVRKQTRDSLVGEGWLIKGMDEGLLGMCVGEIRNIVIPPFKAYGEKGSGTEIPPQATLVFDVLLVDVHNPKDNITIEKQEVPESCTRKTIAGDYIRYHYNGSFLNGVTFDTSYQRNSTYNTYIGMGYVIAGMDQALLGVCMGERRTVVIPPHLAYGEGGAGNVIPPSAVLLFDLHIIDFHNPSDKVDIQILHKPDVCNETTATNDLVRYHYNCTLVDGTRLFSSHDYKTLQDAVLGSDKVIDGLDEGLHGMCIGERRLVTVPPHLGHGEKGATGVPGSAVLVFDVEMASFEKGVPPGYLFVWLDDTPTELFQALDINKDGEVPEEEFGEFIKLQVLEGKGRMKPGMTADEVIVDMFSNQDRNKDGRITADELKLKVDEDKEREQAEHDEL, from the exons atgtttgcGTGTTGCATCGCCTCCTCCTCCTTCCTCCTGCTGCTGCTTTTCTCCGCGGCGAAGTGCAACCCCAGTCCGGTGGGAGATGTAGTCGTGGACGCACACTTCATCCCCCCACACTGCACACGACTCGCCAAAAATGGAGATCAGGTTCGGTACCATTACAACGCCACTTTTGTCGAAGGGAAACCCTTCGATTCGAG ccACCAGCGAGGAGCCGCTAAGGTGGGCCTCCTCGGGGCGGGTCGCCTCATCGCCGGCTTAGAGAAAGGTATTCTGGGCATGTGTGTCAACGAGCGGAGGACCGTCACCGTGCCGCCTCACCTGGCTTATGGCAGCGAGGGCGCAG GTGACGTGGTCCCCCCTGACACCACGCTGGTGTTCCACATCCACCTCTTGGACTTGTGGAACCAAGCAGATCTGGTGGTGACCAAAACTATCACCACCCCCAAGGACTGCAAGCGCTCGGTGATGCGCACCGACTTTGTGCGTTATCACTACAACGGCACCCTGCTGGACGGCACCACCTTTGACTCCAG CTTCGTCAGGAAGCAGACCCGCGACTCGCTGGTGGGCGAGGGCTGGCTGATTAAGGGCATGGATGAGGGCCTGCTGGGCATGTGTGTGGGGGAGATCAGGAACATTGTCATCCCGCCCTTTAAGGCATACGGAGAAAAAGGCTCAG GAACGGAGATCCCCCCCCAGGCCACGCTGGTGTTTGACGTCCTGCTGGTGGACGTTCACAACCCCAAAGACAACATCACCATTGAGAAGCAGGAAGTGCCCGAGTCGTGCACGCGCAAGACCATCGCAGGGGATTACATCCGCTACCACTACAATGGGAGCTTCCTGAATGGCGTGACCTTCGACACCAG CTACCAGAGGAACAGCACGTACAACACCTACATCGGGATGGGCTACGTGATAGCAGGCATGGACCAGGCGCTGCTGGGGGTCTGCATGGGCGAGCGTAGGACTGTGGTCATCCCGCCACACCTGGCGTACGGAGAAGGTGGAGCAG GTAACGTAATCCCGCCGTCCGCCGTGCTGCTCTTTGACCTCCACATCATCGACTTCCACAACCCGAGCGACAAAGTGGACATCCAGATCCTTCACAAACCCGACGTTTGCAATGAAACCACGGCCACCAACGACCTGGTCCGCTACCACTACAACTGCACCCTGGTGGACGGCACACGACTCTTCTCCTC ACACGACTACAAGACCTTGCAGGATGCGGTCCTGGGCTCGGACAAGGTGATTGACGGTCTGGACGAGGGTCTGCACGGCATGTGCATTGGGGAAAGGAGGCTGGTGACAGTTCCCCCTCACTTGGGCCACGGAGAAAAAGGAG CCACCGGCGTGCCCGGCAGCGCCGTGCTGGTCTTTGACGTGGAAATGGCAAGCTTCGAGAAGGGCGTGCCGCCTGGTTACCTGTTTGTGTGGCTGGATGACACGCCCACTGAACTCTTCCAGGCGCTGGACATCAACAAGGACGGAGAAGTCCCCGAAGAGGAG TTTGGCGAGTTTATCAAGCTCCAGGTATTGGAAGGCAAAGGGCGCATGAAGCCTGGAATGACGGCCGACGAAGTCATCGTCGACATGTTCTCCAACCAGGACCGCAACAAAGACGGACGCATTACAGCAGACGAGCTCAAGCTTAAGGTGGACGAGGACAAAGAGCGGGAACAGGCTGAGCACGACGAGTTGTGA